From the genome of Blautia pseudococcoides, one region includes:
- a CDS encoding response regulator transcription factor — MSECILVADDDREIVKAIAILLEREGFKVLPAYDGLEALDLLAQNQIQLILMDVMMPRMDGLSAIMKIRERKNIPIIVLSAKSEDTDKVLGLSMGADDYVTKPYNSQELVARVKSHLRRYTRLGDINAASVSKEFKSGRLSYHAEERVLYADGEFVRLTATETKIVDLFMRNLGRVFSAEEIYRRVWEEDAFAPENTVMVHIRRIREKMELNPKEPEYLKVVWGIGYKIEKM, encoded by the coding sequence ATGAGCGAATGTATTCTAGTGGCAGATGATGACAGAGAGATCGTAAAGGCCATAGCTATTTTATTAGAAAGGGAAGGCTTTAAAGTTCTGCCAGCCTATGATGGACTGGAGGCATTGGACCTTCTTGCCCAGAACCAGATCCAGTTAATATTGATGGATGTCATGATGCCCCGCATGGATGGCTTATCCGCCATTATGAAAATACGAGAGAGAAAAAATATACCAATTATTGTACTGAGTGCTAAAAGTGAGGACACTGATAAGGTATTGGGACTTTCCATGGGAGCGGATGATTATGTGACTAAGCCATATAATTCACAGGAACTGGTTGCCAGAGTAAAAAGCCATCTCAGGCGTTATACCAGATTGGGTGATATCAATGCTGCGAGTGTCTCAAAGGAATTTAAGAGCGGCCGTCTTAGTTATCATGCGGAGGAACGGGTTCTGTATGCTGACGGGGAATTTGTGAGGCTGACTGCCACGGAGACAAAGATTGTGGATTTGTTCATGCGCAACCTGGGACGTGTATTTTCAGCGGAGGAGATTTACCGACGAGTCTGGGAGGAGGATGCTTTTGCCCCAGAGAATACAGTTATGGTGCATATCAGACGCATTCGCGAGAAAATGGAACTGAATCCAAAGGAGCCAGAATATTTAAAGGTGGTGTGGGGAATTGGATATAAAATCGAAAAAATGTAA